The Malus domestica chromosome 13, GDT2T_hap1 genome includes a window with the following:
- the LOC103424165 gene encoding DExH-box ATP-dependent RNA helicase DExH10-like isoform X1 — MVLVMEESPTPAKRKEPEASEITETPTDEFPLKRRHLTRTCVHEVAVPSDYASTKDESVYGTLSNPVYNGEAAKTYQFTLDPFQQISVACLERKESVLVSAHTSAGKTAVAEYAIAMAFRDKQRVIYTSPLKALSNQKYRELSQEFDDVGLMTGDVTLSPNASCLVMTTEILRGMLYRGSEVLKEVAWVIFDEIHYMKDRERGVVWEESIIFMPPAVKMVFLSATMSNATEFAEWICNLHKQPCHVVYTDFRPTPLQHYIFPVGGNGLYLVVDENEQFREENFVKLHDTFSKQKLGDGHRNNKASGRLAKGGNASGGSDIFKIVKMIMERKFQPVIIFSFSRRECEQHAMSMSKLDFNSQDEKDAVEQVFRNAILCLNEEDRELPAIELMLPLLQRGIAVHHSGLLPVIKELVELLFQEGLVKALFATETFAMGLNMPAKTVVFTAVKKWDGDSHRYIGSGEYIQMSGRAGRRGKDERGICIIMIDEQMEMNTLKDMVLGKPAPLVSTFRLSYYSILNLLSRAEGQFTAEHVIKNSFHQFQYEKALPGIGEKVSKLEEEAALLDASGEAEVAEYHKIKLDIAQLEKKMMSEITRPERVLYFLLPGRLVKIREGGTDWGWGVVVNVVKKPSSGLGTLSSRGGGYIVDTLLHCSPGSSENSSQPKPCPPRPGEKGEMHVVPVQLPLISALSKLRISIPSDLRPLEARQSILLAVQELGTRFPQGLPKLNPVKDMGIEDPEIVELVNQIEALEQKLYEHPLHKSQDVNQIKCFQRKAEVDHEIQQLKSKMRESQLQKFRDELKNRSRVLKKLGHIDAEGVVQLKGRAACLIDTGDELLVTELMFNGTFNDLDHHQIAAIASCFIPVDKSNEQIQLRTELARPLQQLQASARRIAEIQHECKLDVNIEEYVESTVRPFLMDVIYCWSKGASFAEVTQMTDIFEGSIIRAARRLDEFLNQLRAAAHAVGEVTLEEKFTGASESLRRGIMFANSLYL; from the exons ATGGTTTTAGTGATGGAAGAATCTCCAACACCTGCGAAGCGAAAAGAACCTGAAGCGTCAGAGATCACAGAAACTCCCACCGATGAATTTCCCCTGAAGCGACGCCATTTGACTCGAACATGTGTGCATGAGGTTGCAGTTCCCAGTGACTACGCTTCGACCAAGGATGAGTCGGTTTATGGAACCCTTTCGAATCCTGTGTATAATGGCGAGGCGGCCAAGACATACCAATTTACCCTTGATCCCTTTCAGCAAATTTCTGTGGCATGCTTAGAACGGAAGGAGTCAGTTTTGGTCTCCGCCCATACTTCAGCTGGTAAGACTGCAGTCGCTGAGTATGCGATTGCCATGGCTTTTAGAGACAAGCAGAGGGTTATATATACTTCGCCATTGAAGGCTTTGAGCAACCAGAAGTATAGAGAGCTCAGCCAGGAGTTTGATGATGTTGGATTGATGACTGGAGATGTTACACTCTCACCTAATGCTAGTTGTTTGGTTATGACTACTGAGATCCTTAGGGGAATGCTTTACAGGGGTTCAGAGGTTTTAAAGGAAGTCGCCTGGGTTATCTTCGATGAAATTCATTACATGAAGGATCGTGAAAGAGGGGTTGTTTGGGAAGAGAGTATTATATTTATGCCTCCAgctgttaaaatggtttttctTTCAGCCACAATGTCGAACGCGACTGAGTTTGCAGAGTGGATTTGTAATTTGCACAAACAACCTTGTCATGTGGTTTACACAGATTTTCGACCAACTCCTCTGCAGCATTACATTTTTCCAGTGGGTGGGAACGGGTTGTATCTTGTGGTAGATGAGAATGAACAATTCAGGGAGGAAAATTTTGTGAAGCTTCATGATACTTTCTCAAAGCAGAAGTTGGGTGATGGTCACAGAAATAACAAGGCTAGTGGGAGACTTGCAAAAGGTGGGAATGCATCTGGGGGTTCAGACATATTCAAAATTGTGAAG ATGATTATGGAACGGAAGTTTCAGCCAGTTATAATTTTCAGCTTCAGTAGAAGAGAGTGTGAACAACATGCGATGTCCATGTCTAAGCTTGATTTTAACAGCCAAGACGAAAAGGATGCTGTTGAACAGGTTTTTCGTAATGCAATACTCTGCTTAAACGAGGAAGACAGGGAGTTGCCTGCTATTGAGTTAATGCTACCACTCCTTCAGCGAGGAATTGCTGTTCATCATTCCGGCCTTCTTCCTGTTATCAAGGAACTGGTAGAACTTCTTTTCCAAGAAGGCCTTGTAAAAGCCCTTTTTGCTACTGAGACA TTTGCAATGGGCTTAAATATGCCAGCAAAAACTGTTGTTTTCACAGCTGTTAAGAAGTGGGATGGTGATAGTCACCGGTATATCGGATCTGGTGAGTATATCCAG ATGAGTGGAAGGGCTGGGCGTCGTGGCAAAGATGAGCGGGGTATTTGTATCATAATGATTGATGAACAG ATGGAAATGAACACACTCAAGGATATGGTTTTGGGTAAACCAGCTCCTTTAGTTAGTACTTTCAGACTCAGCTATTACTCAATTTTAAATTTGTTGAGCCGTGCGGAAGGCCAATTCACAGCTGAACACGTGATAAAGAATTCATTCCACCAATTTCAGTATGAAAAG GCTTTACCTGGTATAGGGGAAAAGGTCTCAAAGCTTGAGGAGGAAGCGGCATTGCTTGATGCATCAGGAGAG GCTGAAGTTGCTGAGTATCATAAGATAAAACTTGATATAGCTCAActtgagaagaaaatgatgtCAGAGATAACAAGACCTGAAAGAGTTCTGTATTTTCTTCTTCCTGGCCGCCTG GTCAAGATTAGGGAAGGTGGTACAGATTGGGGCTGGGGAGTTGTAGTTAATGTGGTTAAAAAGCCATCATCTGGGTTAGGCACACTGTCCTCGCGCGGTGGTGGGTATATAGTGGATACTTTGCTCCACTGTTCTCCTGGTTCAAGTGAGAACAGTTCACAGCCAAAACCTTGTCCTCCTCGTCCTGGAGAAAAGGGTGAAATGCATGTA GTCCCTGTACAATTGCCCCTGATTTCTGCTCTAAGCAAACTCAGAATATCAATCCCTTCTGATTTGCGGCCGTTGGAGGCAAGGCAAAGTATTCTTCTAGCAGTTCAGGAGCTGGGAACTCGTTTTCCACAAGGCCTTCCAAAGCTGAATCCTGTAAAG GATATGGGCATTGAAGATCCTGAAATTGTTGAGTTAGTCAATCAAATAGAGGCTCTTGAGCAGAAATTATACGAACATCCACTGCATAAG TCTCAAGATGTGAACCAGATTAAATGCTTTCAAAGGAAAGCAGAGGTGGATCATGAAATTCAACAACTTAAGTCCAAAATGCGTGAGTCCCAG CTTCAAAAATTTCGTGATGAACTTAAGAACCGTTCACGGGTCTTGAAGAAGCTTGGTCATATCGATGCCGAGGGTGTTGTCCAATTAAAGGGGCGGGCAGCCTGCTTGATAGACACAGGAGATGAACTCCTTGTTACTGAACTGATGTTTAATG GTACATTCAACGATTTGGATCATCATCAAATTGCAGCAATTGCAAGTTGTTTTATTCCAGTAGATAAATCAAATGAGCAGATACAATTGAGGACGGAGCTTGCTAGACCATTACAACAACTCCAAGCGAGTGCAAGAAGAATAGCAGAG ATACAACATGAATGCAAATTAGATGTAAACATTGAAGAGTACGTTGAATCAACAGTGAGACCATTCTTGATGGATGTGATCTATTGTTGGTCAAAG GGTGCAAGTTTCGCGGAAGTTACACAAATGACAGATATATTTGAGGGTAGTATCATTAGAGCTGCTAGAAGACTTGATGAATTTTTGAACCAG
- the LOC103424165 gene encoding DExH-box ATP-dependent RNA helicase DExH10-like isoform X2 — MEESPTPAKRKEPEASEITETPTDEFPLKRRHLTRTCVHEVAVPSDYASTKDESVYGTLSNPVYNGEAAKTYQFTLDPFQQISVACLERKESVLVSAHTSAGKTAVAEYAIAMAFRDKQRVIYTSPLKALSNQKYRELSQEFDDVGLMTGDVTLSPNASCLVMTTEILRGMLYRGSEVLKEVAWVIFDEIHYMKDRERGVVWEESIIFMPPAVKMVFLSATMSNATEFAEWICNLHKQPCHVVYTDFRPTPLQHYIFPVGGNGLYLVVDENEQFREENFVKLHDTFSKQKLGDGHRNNKASGRLAKGGNASGGSDIFKIVKMIMERKFQPVIIFSFSRRECEQHAMSMSKLDFNSQDEKDAVEQVFRNAILCLNEEDRELPAIELMLPLLQRGIAVHHSGLLPVIKELVELLFQEGLVKALFATETFAMGLNMPAKTVVFTAVKKWDGDSHRYIGSGEYIQMSGRAGRRGKDERGICIIMIDEQMEMNTLKDMVLGKPAPLVSTFRLSYYSILNLLSRAEGQFTAEHVIKNSFHQFQYEKALPGIGEKVSKLEEEAALLDASGEAEVAEYHKIKLDIAQLEKKMMSEITRPERVLYFLLPGRLVKIREGGTDWGWGVVVNVVKKPSSGLGTLSSRGGGYIVDTLLHCSPGSSENSSQPKPCPPRPGEKGEMHVVPVQLPLISALSKLRISIPSDLRPLEARQSILLAVQELGTRFPQGLPKLNPVKDMGIEDPEIVELVNQIEALEQKLYEHPLHKSQDVNQIKCFQRKAEVDHEIQQLKSKMRESQLQKFRDELKNRSRVLKKLGHIDAEGVVQLKGRAACLIDTGDELLVTELMFNGTFNDLDHHQIAAIASCFIPVDKSNEQIQLRTELARPLQQLQASARRIAEIQHECKLDVNIEEYVESTVRPFLMDVIYCWSKGASFAEVTQMTDIFEGSIIRAARRLDEFLNQLRAAAHAVGEVTLEEKFTGASESLRRGIMFANSLYL, encoded by the exons ATGGAAGAATCTCCAACACCTGCGAAGCGAAAAGAACCTGAAGCGTCAGAGATCACAGAAACTCCCACCGATGAATTTCCCCTGAAGCGACGCCATTTGACTCGAACATGTGTGCATGAGGTTGCAGTTCCCAGTGACTACGCTTCGACCAAGGATGAGTCGGTTTATGGAACCCTTTCGAATCCTGTGTATAATGGCGAGGCGGCCAAGACATACCAATTTACCCTTGATCCCTTTCAGCAAATTTCTGTGGCATGCTTAGAACGGAAGGAGTCAGTTTTGGTCTCCGCCCATACTTCAGCTGGTAAGACTGCAGTCGCTGAGTATGCGATTGCCATGGCTTTTAGAGACAAGCAGAGGGTTATATATACTTCGCCATTGAAGGCTTTGAGCAACCAGAAGTATAGAGAGCTCAGCCAGGAGTTTGATGATGTTGGATTGATGACTGGAGATGTTACACTCTCACCTAATGCTAGTTGTTTGGTTATGACTACTGAGATCCTTAGGGGAATGCTTTACAGGGGTTCAGAGGTTTTAAAGGAAGTCGCCTGGGTTATCTTCGATGAAATTCATTACATGAAGGATCGTGAAAGAGGGGTTGTTTGGGAAGAGAGTATTATATTTATGCCTCCAgctgttaaaatggtttttctTTCAGCCACAATGTCGAACGCGACTGAGTTTGCAGAGTGGATTTGTAATTTGCACAAACAACCTTGTCATGTGGTTTACACAGATTTTCGACCAACTCCTCTGCAGCATTACATTTTTCCAGTGGGTGGGAACGGGTTGTATCTTGTGGTAGATGAGAATGAACAATTCAGGGAGGAAAATTTTGTGAAGCTTCATGATACTTTCTCAAAGCAGAAGTTGGGTGATGGTCACAGAAATAACAAGGCTAGTGGGAGACTTGCAAAAGGTGGGAATGCATCTGGGGGTTCAGACATATTCAAAATTGTGAAG ATGATTATGGAACGGAAGTTTCAGCCAGTTATAATTTTCAGCTTCAGTAGAAGAGAGTGTGAACAACATGCGATGTCCATGTCTAAGCTTGATTTTAACAGCCAAGACGAAAAGGATGCTGTTGAACAGGTTTTTCGTAATGCAATACTCTGCTTAAACGAGGAAGACAGGGAGTTGCCTGCTATTGAGTTAATGCTACCACTCCTTCAGCGAGGAATTGCTGTTCATCATTCCGGCCTTCTTCCTGTTATCAAGGAACTGGTAGAACTTCTTTTCCAAGAAGGCCTTGTAAAAGCCCTTTTTGCTACTGAGACA TTTGCAATGGGCTTAAATATGCCAGCAAAAACTGTTGTTTTCACAGCTGTTAAGAAGTGGGATGGTGATAGTCACCGGTATATCGGATCTGGTGAGTATATCCAG ATGAGTGGAAGGGCTGGGCGTCGTGGCAAAGATGAGCGGGGTATTTGTATCATAATGATTGATGAACAG ATGGAAATGAACACACTCAAGGATATGGTTTTGGGTAAACCAGCTCCTTTAGTTAGTACTTTCAGACTCAGCTATTACTCAATTTTAAATTTGTTGAGCCGTGCGGAAGGCCAATTCACAGCTGAACACGTGATAAAGAATTCATTCCACCAATTTCAGTATGAAAAG GCTTTACCTGGTATAGGGGAAAAGGTCTCAAAGCTTGAGGAGGAAGCGGCATTGCTTGATGCATCAGGAGAG GCTGAAGTTGCTGAGTATCATAAGATAAAACTTGATATAGCTCAActtgagaagaaaatgatgtCAGAGATAACAAGACCTGAAAGAGTTCTGTATTTTCTTCTTCCTGGCCGCCTG GTCAAGATTAGGGAAGGTGGTACAGATTGGGGCTGGGGAGTTGTAGTTAATGTGGTTAAAAAGCCATCATCTGGGTTAGGCACACTGTCCTCGCGCGGTGGTGGGTATATAGTGGATACTTTGCTCCACTGTTCTCCTGGTTCAAGTGAGAACAGTTCACAGCCAAAACCTTGTCCTCCTCGTCCTGGAGAAAAGGGTGAAATGCATGTA GTCCCTGTACAATTGCCCCTGATTTCTGCTCTAAGCAAACTCAGAATATCAATCCCTTCTGATTTGCGGCCGTTGGAGGCAAGGCAAAGTATTCTTCTAGCAGTTCAGGAGCTGGGAACTCGTTTTCCACAAGGCCTTCCAAAGCTGAATCCTGTAAAG GATATGGGCATTGAAGATCCTGAAATTGTTGAGTTAGTCAATCAAATAGAGGCTCTTGAGCAGAAATTATACGAACATCCACTGCATAAG TCTCAAGATGTGAACCAGATTAAATGCTTTCAAAGGAAAGCAGAGGTGGATCATGAAATTCAACAACTTAAGTCCAAAATGCGTGAGTCCCAG CTTCAAAAATTTCGTGATGAACTTAAGAACCGTTCACGGGTCTTGAAGAAGCTTGGTCATATCGATGCCGAGGGTGTTGTCCAATTAAAGGGGCGGGCAGCCTGCTTGATAGACACAGGAGATGAACTCCTTGTTACTGAACTGATGTTTAATG GTACATTCAACGATTTGGATCATCATCAAATTGCAGCAATTGCAAGTTGTTTTATTCCAGTAGATAAATCAAATGAGCAGATACAATTGAGGACGGAGCTTGCTAGACCATTACAACAACTCCAAGCGAGTGCAAGAAGAATAGCAGAG ATACAACATGAATGCAAATTAGATGTAAACATTGAAGAGTACGTTGAATCAACAGTGAGACCATTCTTGATGGATGTGATCTATTGTTGGTCAAAG GGTGCAAGTTTCGCGGAAGTTACACAAATGACAGATATATTTGAGGGTAGTATCATTAGAGCTGCTAGAAGACTTGATGAATTTTTGAACCAG
- the LOC103453639 gene encoding proteasome subunit beta type-6-like, whose translation MDQSIQNDLNAPHSMGTTIIGVTYNGGVVLGADSRTSTGVYVANRASDKITQLTDNVYLCRSGSAADSQIVSDYVRHFLHQHTIQLGQPATVKVAANLIRLFSYNNKNMLQTGMIIGGWDKYEGGKIYGVPLGGTILEQPFAIGGSGSTYLYGFFDQEWKEGMTKEEAEQLVVKAVSLAIARDGASGGVVRTVIINSEGVTRNYYPGDTLPLWHEELEPQNSLLDILSSSSSGPDMMIS comes from the exons ATGGATCAGTCGATACAGAATGACCTTAATGCCCCTCACTCCATGGGCACCACCATCATCGGCGTCACCTACAATGGCGGCGTCGTCCTCGGCGCCGATTCTCGTACCAGCACTG gtgtttatgtTGCAAATCGAGCATCCGACAAGATCACTCAGCTCACTGATAATGTCTACTTGTGCCGCTCCGGATCG GCTGCAGATTCTCAAATTGTGTCTGATTACGTGCGTCACTTTCTCCATCAGCACAC GATACAGCTGGGCCAGCCTGCAACAGTCAAGGTTGCCGCAAACCTTATCAGGTTGTTCTCATACAATAACAAG AATATGCTACAAACTGGCATGATTATTGGTGGTTGGGACAAGTATGAAGGAGGTAAAATATATGGAGTACCACTCGGAGGGACAATTTTAGAGCAGCCTTTTGCTATTGGAG GATCTGGCTCCACTTATCTGTATGGTTTCTTTGATCAAGAGTGGAAGGAAGGAATGACCAAAGAGGAAGCTGAG CAATTGGTGGTGAAAGCAGTTTCCCTCGCTATTGCTCGAGATGGTGCTAGTGGTGGTGTCGTTCGAACTGTCATT ATAAATTCAGAGGGGGTGACGAGAAACTATTATCCAGGTGACACCCTTCCGCTCTGGCATGAGGAGCTCGAACCCCAGAATTCTTTGCTGGATATcttgtcatcatcatcatctggTCCGGACATGATGATAAGTTGA
- the LOC103453638 gene encoding auxin response factor 19-like has protein sequence MKPPANGAGASVANCASNSCPGGENVKSINPELWQACAGPLVNLPPAGTHVVYFPQGHSEQVAASMKKDVDGQIPNYPNLPSKLLCLLHNVTLHADPETDEVYAQMTLLPVSSFDKDALLRSDLALKTNKPQPEFFCKTLTASDTSTHGGFSVPRRAAEKIFPPLDFSMQPPAQELVARDLHDTVWTFRHIYRGQPKRHLLTTGWSLFVSGKRLFAGDSVLFIRDEKQQLLLGIRRANRQPTNLSSSVLSSDSMHIGILAAAAHAAANNSPFTVFYNPRASPSEFVIPLAKYYKAACGNQLSLGMRFRMMFETEESGTRRYMGTITGISDLDPVRWKHSQWRNLQVGWDESTAGERRNRVSIWEIEPVTAPFFICPPPFFRSKRPRQPGMPDEDYDMDNLFKRTMPWLGDDMSMKDPQVLPGLSLVQWMNMQQNSSTGNSMQPNYMHSYSGSAMQNLAGADLSRQLGLSAPQIPQMNNLQFNGQRPPQQVLDQLPKQPSSLSPLAPMIQRQQQLGDNSQPPRQNLVNQTLPLSQVQSQLLQPQTLAQNNSGVLQQQSSAQNHLQRNIPQNLQQHQQQQHQQQIMGQNQQQSFIQSQPPDQMNQQLQHLSDNQLQFQLLQKLQQQQQSLLAQQAQQHPAQQVQLQDQQRQMFDMSQSFSRPSPTQMLDMPQMAPTAHPQSRTMPQQMTKNSHSQANVRFSQPPQQPKLQQQQSGMLPEMSGHMGLPNTTTNQLSTVGSNIMTAVAGAGQSGITDEVPSCSTSPSTNNGPIVIQPLMNNRSHRNSSIGEDMAQSATTILSSGAIDRMPSHGNLMKDFQHKSEVKPSVNIARNQSQGILTPQAYMNSAAAQTDYLDTSSSTTSVGLSQNDVHLQQNNAPLPFHPQSMLFREASQEVEVLVDQRSNVPYGSNIDGQIGIPLNPDPMLAKGVVRLAKDFSNTLSSGGMLGNYENSKDAQVELSTSMVSQSFGVPDMTFNSIDSAINDSSFLDSGPWAPAPPFQRMRTYTKVYKRGAVGRSIDMTRYSNYDELKQDLARRFGIEGQLEDRGRVGWKLVYVDHENDVLLVGDDPWEEFVNCVRCIKILSPQEVQQMSLDGDFGGNAVLPNQACSSSDGGNA, from the exons ATGAAGCCGCCGGCGAACGGCGCCGGAGCTTCCGTCGCCAACTGCGCATCCAATTCATGCCCAG GGGGAGAGAATGTAAAGAGCATAAACCCGGAGCTATGGCAAGCGTGCGCCGGGCCGCTGGTGAACTTGCCGCCGGCGGGGACCCACGTGGTGTACTTCCCTCAAGGCCACAGCGAACAG GTTGCGGCTTCTATGAAAAAGGATGTGGATGGTCAAATACCCAACTACCCGAATCTTCCATCCAAGCTACTATGTCTCCTTCACAATGTCACCTTGCAT GCGGACCCCGAAACAGACGAAGTTTATGCGCAGATGACACTTCTGCCCGTGTCATCG TTTGACAAGGATGCACTATTGAGATCAGATCTTGCGCTCAAGACAAATAAGCCCCAACCAGAATTTTTCTGCAAAACATTGACAGCAAGTGATACAAGCACTCATGGAGGTTTCTCAGTGCCCCGACGTGCAGCAGAAAAGATTTTCCCTCCTCTC GACTTCTCCATGCAACCACCTGCCCAAGAACTTGTTGCCCGGGATTTGCATGATACTGTTTGGACCTTCCGCCATATCTATCGTG GGCAACCAAAACGCCACTTGCTTACAACAGGATGGAGCCTATTTGTTAGTGGGAAGAGGCTTTTTGCTGGTGATTCCGTCTTGTTCATCAG GGATGAAAAACAGCAGCTTCTTTTGGGAATTAGACGAGCAAACAGGCAACCCACCaacctatcatcttcagtattGTCAAGTGACAGTATGCATATTGGAATTTTAGCAGCTGCAGCTCATGCTGCCGCTAATAATAGCCCCTTCACAGTATTCTACAATCCAAG GGCTAGTCCATCAGAGTTTGTTATCCCTTTAGCCAAGTACTACAAGGCAGCATGTGGCAACCAACTATCACTAGGCATGCGTTTTCGTATGATGTTCGAAACTGAAGAGTCAGGGACAAGAAG GTACATGGGTACAATTACAGGAATTAGTGATCTTGATCCTGTTAGATGGAAGCACTCACAATGGCGTAATTTGCAG GTTGGTTGGGACGAATCAACTGCTGGGGAAAGGCGTAATCGGGTTTCAATTTGGGAAATTGAGCCTGTTACTGCTCCATTTTTCATCTGCCCCCCACCATTCTTCAGATCAAAGCGTCCCAGGCAACCAGGAATGCCAG ATGAGGACTATGATATGGATAATCTTTTCAAGAGAACAATGCCTTGGCTTGGTGATGATATGTCCATGAAGGATCCCCAGGTTCTACCTGGCCTAAGCTTAGTCCAGTGGATGAACATGCAGCAAAATTCTTCCACAGGCAACTCCATGCAGCCAAATTATATGCATTCGTATTCTGGTTCAGCTATGCAAAACCTTGCTGGAGCAGATCTTTCTCGGCAGTTGGGCTTGTCGGCTCCTCAAATACCTCAAATGAACAATTTACAATTCAATGGCCAGAGGCCACCTCAGCAAGTGCTTGATCAGCTCCCAAAGCAGCCATCCTCATTGAGCCCGTTAGCACCCATGATACAACGTCAGCAACAGTTGGGAGATAATTCTCAACCACCCCGGCAAAATTTGGTCAATCAAACTCTGCCCTTGAGCCAAGTTCAGTCCCAGCTTCTGCAACCTCAGACCCTTGCCCAAAATAACAGTGGTGTTCTTCAGCAGCAATCGTCTGCTCAAAACCATCTTCAAAGAAACATACCTCAGAACCTACAACAgcatcagcagcagcagcatcaaCAACAAATTATGGGTCAAAATCAACAGCAGAGTTTTATTCAGTCTCAACCGCCAGATCAAATGAACCAACAGTTACAACATCTTTCGGATAATCAGCTTCAGTTTCAACTGTTACAGAAGCTTCAACAGCAACAGCAGTCACTTTTAGCACAGCAGGCACAGCAACATCCCGCCCAGCAAGTCCAACTCCAGGACCAGCAGAGGCAAATGTTTGATATGTCCCAGAGCTTCTCGAGGCCTTCTCCCACCCAAATGTTAGATATGCCTCAAATGGCACCAACCGCGCATCCTCAGTCAAGAACAATGCCACAGCAGATGACAAAGAATAGTCACAGCCAAGCTAATGTTCGGTTTTCTCAACCACCTCAGCAGCCAAAGCTTCAACAGCAGCAATCTGGTATGCTGCCTGAAATGTCCGGGCACATGGGACTCCCGAACACAACCACCAATCAGCTCTCTACAGTGGGTAGTAATATTATGACAGCGGTTGCAGGAGCTGGGCAGTCTGGGATTACAGATGAGGTTCCATCTTGTTCAACTTCACCATCCACAAACAACGGCCCGATTGTAATTCAACCGTTGATGAACAACAGATCACACCGAAACTCATCAATAGGGGAGGACATGGCTCAGTCTGCCACCACAATATTGAGTTCTGGTGCCATAGACAGAATGCCATCTCATGGTAACTTGATGAAAGATTTCCAACATAAGTCTGAAGTTAAGCCGTCAGTGAACATTGCTAGGAATCAAAGTCAAGGAATTCTTACACCGCAAGCATACATGAACAGTGCAGCGGCCCAGACAGATTACTTGGACACATCATCTTCAACAACTTCAGTTGGCCTCTCTCAGAATGATGTCCATTTACAGCAGAATAACGCCCCGTTGCCTTTCCATCCACAATCAATGTTATTCAGAGAAGCCAGTCAAGAAGTGGAAGTTCTGGTAGATCAGAGAAGCAATGTTCCGTATGGTTCTAACATTGATGGTCAAATAGGGATACCTTTGAATCCTGATCCTATGTTGGCCAAAGGCGTGGTGAGGTTAGCAAAGGATTTTTCAAATACTCTCTCTTCGGGTGGCATGCTTGGCAACTATGAAAATTCGAAAGATGCTCAGGTGGAACTTTCAACTTCAATGGTTTCCCAGTCCTTTGGAGTTCCTGATATGACATTCAATTCGATTGACTCAGCGATAAACGATAGCAGCTTTCTGGACAGCGGCCCATGGGCACCTGCTCCGCCATTTCAGCGGATGCGGACATACACCAAG GTGTACAAACGCGGAGCTGTAGGGAGATCCATAGATATGACACGCTATTCAAATTATGACGAGCTTAAACAAGATCTGGCTCGACGGTTTGGTATAGAGGGACAGTTAGAGGACCGAGGGAGGGTGGGCTGGAAACTTGTGTATGTAGATCATGAGAATGATGTTCTGCTAGTTGGAGATGACCCTTGGGA GGAGTTTGTGAACTGTGTTCGCTGCATCAAGATCCTTTCCCCGCAAGAAGTCCAGCAGATGAGTTTGGATGGAGATTTTGGCGGCAACGCTGTGCTCCCAAACCAAGCTTGCAGCAGCTCGGATGGTGGGAATGCCTAA